In one Sphingobium indicum B90A genomic region, the following are encoded:
- the istB gene encoding IS21-like element helper ATPase IstB: MTKAHNVDAQRLSFILNELRLPAIKVIWPEFTERADKEGWPATRLLAALTEHEMAERDRRRIERHLSDARLPPGKTLDSFAFDAVPMVSRAQVTAMTSGDGWLEKGANLILFGPPGGGKSHLAAAIGLQLVQNGWRVLFTRTSELVQKLQLARRELALESAIAKLDKYHLLILDDLAYVAKDQAETSVLFELISARYERRSMLITANQPFGEWNRVFPDPAMTLAAVDRLVHHATIFEMNVESYRRRAALQRQTGAGRTPKYATIKSIEKMSISDNQSEESPLPATI, encoded by the coding sequence ATGACCAAGGCCCATAACGTCGATGCCCAGCGCCTGAGCTTCATCCTCAACGAGTTGAGGCTTCCTGCCATCAAGGTGATCTGGCCCGAGTTTACCGAACGTGCCGACAAGGAGGGCTGGCCCGCCACCCGACTGCTCGCTGCACTTACCGAGCATGAAATGGCCGAACGTGACCGGCGTAGGATCGAACGTCATCTGAGCGACGCACGATTACCACCGGGCAAAACGCTCGACAGCTTCGCCTTCGACGCCGTGCCGATGGTCTCGCGGGCGCAGGTCACGGCCATGACCTCGGGCGACGGATGGCTGGAAAAGGGCGCCAATCTCATCCTGTTCGGCCCGCCGGGCGGAGGAAAGAGCCACTTGGCGGCAGCCATCGGCCTGCAACTTGTCCAGAATGGTTGGCGCGTGCTGTTCACCCGCACGTCCGAGCTGGTCCAGAAGCTTCAGCTCGCGCGCCGCGAACTGGCGCTCGAATCCGCCATCGCCAAGCTCGACAAATACCACCTGCTCATCCTGGACGACCTCGCCTATGTCGCCAAGGATCAGGCTGAAACCTCCGTGCTCTTCGAGTTGATCAGCGCACGCTATGAGCGCCGATCCATGCTCATCACGGCCAACCAGCCCTTCGGCGAATGGAACCGGGTCTTCCCGGATCCCGCCATGACGCTCGCGGCCGTCGACCGTCTCGTTCATCACGCCACCATCTTCGAGATGAATGTCGAGAGCTATCGTCGCAGGGCCGCCCTCCAGCGACAGACAGGGGCTGGAAGGACCCCAAAATACGCGACAATCAAATCCATCGAGAAAATGTCGATCAGCGACAATCAGAGCGAAGAATCGCCCTTGCCAGCGACAATCTAA
- a CDS encoding IS630 family transposase has product MAGRRADLVVLSGDDRRFLEAQVRRHKAPRSLSDRCRMVLLCAEGLQSKEVAERLGVHEHTVGKWRRRFVQAGIEGLTDEYRAGRPRTVSDTQVAQVIERTLNTTPKDATHWSIRSMAAKSGLSHTTIRRIWGAFGLQPHRSETFKLSTDPLFVDKVQDIVGLYMSPPNRAIVLCVDEKSQIQALDREQPVLPMAPGVPERRTHTYVRNGTTSLFAALDIATGAVIGKCYKRHRATEFLDFLKRIDAAIPKGPDVHLVMDNYATHKTPKIKAWLARRPHWHAHFTPTSASWINQVERWFAELTRKQLQRGVHRSTAELETDITAFIAAHNENPKPYKWVKSADEILAAVKRFCQKTMSRTSDSGD; this is encoded by the coding sequence ATGGCGGGCAGACGGGCGGATTTGGTTGTCTTGAGCGGAGATGACCGGCGTTTTCTCGAAGCTCAGGTCCGCCGCCACAAAGCGCCGCGTTCACTCTCTGATCGATGCCGGATGGTCCTGCTTTGTGCAGAAGGGCTGCAGAGCAAGGAAGTCGCCGAACGCCTGGGCGTTCACGAGCACACGGTTGGCAAATGGCGCCGCCGGTTCGTGCAGGCTGGCATTGAAGGACTGACTGACGAATATCGTGCGGGTCGGCCACGAACAGTATCTGACACGCAAGTAGCTCAGGTGATCGAGCGTACGCTGAACACGACCCCCAAGGACGCCACGCATTGGTCGATCCGTTCCATGGCCGCCAAGTCCGGGCTGTCACACACCACCATCCGCCGGATCTGGGGCGCGTTCGGCCTGCAGCCGCACCGGTCCGAGACATTCAAGCTGTCCACCGATCCGCTATTTGTCGACAAGGTGCAGGACATAGTCGGGCTCTACATGTCGCCGCCGAACCGGGCGATCGTGCTGTGCGTGGATGAAAAATCGCAAATCCAGGCGCTGGATCGCGAGCAGCCGGTCTTGCCCATGGCGCCGGGGGTTCCTGAGCGGCGCACCCATACCTACGTCCGCAATGGCACGACATCCCTGTTCGCCGCGCTCGACATTGCCACCGGCGCCGTGATCGGGAAATGCTACAAGCGCCATCGGGCAACCGAGTTCCTCGACTTCCTCAAGCGGATCGACGCCGCGATCCCCAAGGGGCCAGACGTCCACCTCGTGATGGACAACTATGCGACCCACAAGACGCCAAAGATCAAGGCCTGGCTCGCACGCCGCCCGCATTGGCATGCTCACTTCACACCGACTTCGGCGTCCTGGATCAATCAGGTCGAACGATGGTTTGCAGAACTGACCCGCAAGCAGTTGCAGCGCGGTGTCCACCGATCAACCGCTGAACTTGAGACCGACATCACCGCATTCATCGCGGCGCACAACGAAAACCCCAAGCCCTACAAATGGGTCAAATCCGCCGACGAAATCCTCGCCGCCGTCAAACGATTCTGCCAAAAAACAATGAGCCGAACTTCAGATTCAGGTGACTAG
- a CDS encoding tyrosine-type recombinase/integrase: protein MAQLAPLPSPTLALPALIASADDRARLRFLEFFAVTIRNAHTRRAYARAAGDFLTWVAARGVTSLGAVQPLHVGAWIEALGGEMSAPSVKQQLAGVRRLFDWLVIGQVMPVNPAASVRGPAHSQRRGKTPVLAPDEARRLLDTIDVGGPAGLRDRALIGLMVYSFARIGAALSMRVEDVFMQNRRLWVRLHEKGGKQHEMPCHHNLEDYLTAYIDGCELRAQAKGPLFRTIARGTKRLSDTPLPQANAFAMVRRRAVAAEIGTAIGNHSFRATGITTYLKNGGTLETAATMANHSSTRTTQLYDRRPDDVTLDEVERVLI from the coding sequence ATGGCTCAGCTCGCCCCCCTTCCCTCGCCCACGCTGGCCTTGCCGGCGCTGATCGCGTCGGCCGACGACCGCGCGCGGTTGCGGTTCCTGGAGTTTTTCGCCGTCACCATCCGCAACGCGCATACGCGCCGCGCCTATGCGCGCGCGGCTGGCGACTTCCTGACCTGGGTAGCGGCGCGCGGGGTCACGTCCCTTGGGGCCGTGCAGCCGCTCCACGTCGGCGCGTGGATCGAGGCGCTGGGAGGCGAGATGAGCGCGCCCAGCGTCAAGCAGCAGCTCGCCGGCGTGCGTCGGCTGTTCGACTGGCTGGTGATAGGCCAGGTCATGCCGGTGAACCCCGCCGCATCGGTGCGCGGGCCGGCGCATAGTCAGCGGCGCGGCAAGACGCCGGTGCTGGCCCCCGACGAGGCGCGGCGGCTGCTTGATACGATCGACGTGGGTGGGCCGGCGGGTCTGCGCGACCGCGCGCTAATCGGGCTGATGGTCTATTCGTTCGCGCGGATCGGCGCGGCGCTCTCCATGCGTGTCGAGGACGTTTTCATGCAGAACCGCCGTCTCTGGGTGCGGCTGCACGAAAAGGGCGGCAAGCAGCACGAAATGCCCTGCCACCATAATCTTGAGGACTATCTGACCGCCTATATCGACGGGTGTGAGCTGCGCGCGCAAGCCAAGGGGCCGTTGTTCCGCACGATCGCGCGCGGGACCAAGCGGCTAAGCGACACTCCCCTGCCCCAGGCCAATGCGTTCGCGATGGTGCGCCGACGCGCGGTGGCGGCCGAGATCGGCACGGCGATCGGCAACCATTCGTTCCGCGCGACCGGGATTACCACTTACCTGAAGAACGGCGGCACGCTGGAGACGGCCGCGACGATGGCGAACCATAGCTCCACGCGCACGACCCAGCTCTACGATCGGAGGCCCGATGACGTGACGCTCGATGAGGTGGAACGGGTGTTGATCTAG
- a CDS encoding type II toxin-antitoxin system VapC family toxin produces MILDTSALVAILYREPEAATFAQAIHDADACRISVASYVELSMVIERQLGPEGMRQTEAFFRRAGITIEPVTLDHGELARQAFLDFGKGRHKAGLNFGDCFSYALAKATDEPLLFKGNDFALTDIEAAA; encoded by the coding sequence ATGATCCTCGACACCTCGGCCCTGGTCGCGATCCTCTATCGCGAACCCGAAGCGGCGACCTTCGCACAAGCCATCCATGATGCCGATGCCTGCCGCATCAGCGTCGCCAGCTATGTCGAGCTGTCGATGGTCATCGAACGCCAGCTCGGTCCCGAAGGGATGCGCCAGACCGAAGCCTTCTTTCGCCGCGCCGGCATCACGATCGAACCGGTGACGCTCGATCATGGCGAACTGGCGCGACAGGCGTTTCTCGATTTCGGCAAGGGCCGCCACAAAGCGGGCCTGAACTTTGGCGACTGCTTTTCCTATGCGCTGGCCAAGGCGACCGACGAGCCGCTGTTGTTCAAGGGCAATGATTTTGCCCTGACGGACATAGAGGCGGCGGCATAA
- a CDS encoding type II toxin-antitoxin system VapB family antitoxin, producing MSLNVKDPEAHRLAQAIAQATGQSMTRVVTEALRERFARIERQKSKASVAELLTIADRAATHVKRPYVDHAELFYDDNGLPK from the coding sequence ATGAGCCTCAATGTTAAAGACCCTGAAGCCCATCGGCTTGCGCAGGCCATCGCCCAAGCGACCGGCCAGAGCATGACCCGCGTGGTGACGGAGGCGCTGCGCGAGCGCTTCGCCAGGATCGAGCGTCAGAAAAGCAAGGCGAGCGTCGCGGAACTGCTAACGATCGCCGATCGCGCCGCCACGCATGTGAAGCGCCCCTATGTCGATCATGCCGAACTGTTTTATGACGATAATGGCCTGCCGAAATGA
- a CDS encoding efflux transporter outer membrane subunit → MRRVFVLTLTSFLGACQLAPPHARPALPTTRDYPTSYAGDGVLGRRAVEISWREFFADPQLETLIATALERNRDLAVAVAQIQEARGLYRIQGAERLPALGANGDVTRSRTPGSAIGIPEVGAITDTRYSIGVGVTGFELDFWGRVRNLSDAARSQYLATVQAERAFRLALIRDVASTYFASREADERIALAEATVRSRQEGLRIAERRLEAGVTSALDFRQAESLLTQAETELASLRLAEAQSENFLAVLLGGPVPVGLTVPLTLADQKNGTVIAAGLPSELMVTRPDILAAEEKLRAARANIGAARAAFFPSISLTGSIGFASTDLGNLIGNEGLSWSFGPSISLPIFDWGARKGNLSVAEAREDIAIAEYERTIQGAFREVADALAGRRWLAEQVAAQVRATAAQRAIADLARTRYREGVANYLEVLDAERNLFIAEQTLIQLRRAELDALVSLYVALGGGQQG, encoded by the coding sequence ATGCGTAGAGTCTTTGTGCTCACTCTGACATCGTTTCTGGGCGCGTGCCAGTTAGCCCCGCCTCACGCGCGGCCAGCGCTGCCGACCACTCGGGATTACCCCACCTCCTACGCGGGCGACGGGGTGCTCGGTCGGCGGGCGGTGGAAATCAGCTGGCGGGAGTTCTTCGCTGATCCTCAACTGGAGACCCTCATTGCCACCGCTCTCGAGCGGAACCGCGATCTCGCCGTTGCCGTAGCGCAGATACAGGAGGCGCGTGGTCTTTATCGAATCCAGGGTGCCGAACGGCTGCCTGCGCTCGGCGCCAACGGCGATGTGACTCGCAGCCGCACGCCAGGTTCGGCGATTGGCATTCCCGAAGTGGGTGCGATCACCGATACCCGCTACTCGATCGGCGTTGGCGTCACAGGATTCGAGCTCGATTTCTGGGGCCGGGTGCGCAACCTTTCTGACGCAGCGCGCTCGCAATATCTAGCAACCGTGCAGGCTGAACGGGCGTTCCGCCTCGCGTTGATCCGGGATGTGGCCTCGACCTATTTTGCTTCCCGGGAAGCCGACGAGCGGATCGCCCTTGCCGAAGCTACGGTACGCAGCCGGCAGGAAGGCCTCCGCATAGCCGAGCGTCGCCTTGAAGCCGGGGTGACTTCAGCTCTTGATTTTCGACAGGCGGAGTCGCTACTGACTCAAGCCGAAACGGAGTTGGCCAGCCTGCGCTTGGCCGAGGCGCAGAGTGAGAACTTCCTGGCCGTACTCTTGGGCGGACCCGTTCCTGTCGGGCTCACGGTGCCGCTGACGCTGGCTGACCAGAAAAACGGAACGGTGATTGCCGCCGGATTACCCTCCGAGCTGATGGTGACTCGACCGGACATATTGGCGGCAGAAGAGAAACTGCGGGCAGCGCGTGCCAATATCGGTGCTGCTCGGGCAGCCTTCTTTCCATCCATCTCACTAACCGGTAGTATCGGTTTCGCTTCAACTGATCTTGGGAATTTGATCGGAAACGAAGGACTGAGCTGGAGCTTTGGACCTTCGATCAGCCTACCCATCTTCGATTGGGGTGCGAGGAAGGGCAATCTGAGCGTGGCTGAGGCACGTGAGGATATTGCCATCGCCGAATACGAACGCACCATTCAGGGAGCTTTCCGCGAAGTTGCGGACGCCCTTGCCGGGCGCCGCTGGCTTGCTGAACAGGTCGCCGCGCAGGTTCGTGCCACTGCGGCACAGCGAGCGATCGCCGATCTTGCCCGCACTCGCTACCGCGAGGGCGTCGCAAATTACCTTGAAGTGCTCGATGCCGAACGGAATCTGTTCATCGCGGAACAGACACTGATACAGCTGCGTCGCGCCGAGCTGGATGCTCTCGTCTCTCTGTATGTCGCTCTGGGCGGCGGCCAGCAAGGGTAA
- a CDS encoding fumarylacetoacetate hydrolase family protein, giving the protein MRFVTYEHGGNRFVGALVGDDAVKNLTAASAASSRGDPAWFTGMQALIEAGDAGIDEARRLMESDGHVVPLADVRLLAPLPRPQSIRDFFTFPDHIRQSYAGMQRLGARLAGMPAPTAPPLTELPALYLEKAIYHKGNPLTVVGPDTEILWPRYSKFMDFELELAIIIGRPGADIKAERAAAHIFGYTIFNDFSARDAQMAEMPGMMGPAKGKDFDRSNAIGPCIATPDEFADVHDIRMRASVNGELWAEGSNSAMLHRFEDIIAYVSRDETLHPGELLGSGTMGNGCGVEHDRFLEDGDEVALAIDGIGVLTNRVRRQD; this is encoded by the coding sequence ATGCGATTCGTGACCTATGAGCATGGCGGCAACCGTTTCGTCGGAGCGTTGGTCGGCGACGATGCCGTCAAGAATTTGACGGCCGCAAGCGCGGCGTCCAGCCGAGGGGATCCGGCGTGGTTCACTGGCATGCAGGCCCTGATCGAGGCCGGCGACGCCGGGATCGACGAAGCCCGTCGGCTGATGGAGAGCGATGGACATGTCGTGCCGCTTGCCGATGTCCGCCTGCTCGCGCCCTTGCCGCGCCCGCAATCGATCCGCGACTTCTTCACCTTTCCCGACCATATCCGGCAGTCATATGCCGGCATGCAGCGCCTGGGCGCCAGGCTGGCCGGAATGCCGGCCCCCACCGCCCCGCCACTCACCGAATTGCCTGCGCTCTATCTTGAGAAGGCGATCTACCATAAAGGCAATCCCCTGACGGTCGTCGGTCCGGATACGGAAATCCTCTGGCCCCGGTACAGCAAGTTCATGGACTTCGAACTGGAACTGGCGATCATAATCGGCCGGCCGGGGGCCGACATCAAGGCGGAACGGGCGGCAGCCCATATCTTCGGCTACACCATCTTCAACGACTTTTCCGCGCGCGATGCGCAGATGGCGGAGATGCCCGGCATGATGGGCCCGGCCAAGGGCAAGGATTTCGACCGCAGCAATGCGATCGGCCCCTGCATTGCCACGCCGGATGAATTTGCCGACGTCCACGACATAAGGATGCGCGCATCGGTGAACGGCGAATTGTGGGCGGAAGGGTCCAACAGCGCGATGCTGCATCGATTCGAGGACATCATCGCCTATGTGTCGCGTGACGAGACGCTTCATCCGGGGGAGCTTCTGGGCTCCGGCACGATGGGCAATGGTTGTGGCGTCGAACATGACCGCTTTCTGGAAGATGGCGACGAAGTCGCGCTCGCCATCGACGGCATCGGCGTGCTGACCAACCGCGTGCGCAGGCAGGACTGA
- a CDS encoding NAD(P)-dependent oxidoreductase: MIDRVALLGTGLMGAPMARNLARAGYAVSAWNRTADKAAALAEDGVSVADTARLCVADADSVFIVLSDGPACDRLLFGDGGVARWIRPGATVVMMSSIDPPSARRQADRLSALGIDYMDAPVSGGERGAIDARLTIFAGGVPATVEKMRPLLETLGRVNPVGGVGSGQLVKLANQMIVGITIEAVAEALLIIERGGGRPAEAFAALEGGFADSTVLRQHGARMLNGNHVPGGTVATQLKDLRMATAMAADLGLSLPLLAGAEDMFARAADGPDRSLDHSAVHRALRAMQSIGDAI; this comes from the coding sequence GTGATCGATCGCGTGGCGCTGCTGGGTACGGGGCTGATGGGCGCGCCGATGGCACGGAACCTGGCGCGGGCGGGCTATGCGGTCAGCGCGTGGAATCGCACGGCGGATAAGGCGGCGGCGCTTGCGGAGGACGGGGTGTCGGTCGCCGATACGGCGCGGCTGTGCGTGGCCGACGCCGATTCGGTGTTCATCGTCCTGAGCGATGGTCCAGCCTGCGACAGGCTCCTCTTCGGCGACGGCGGCGTGGCGCGATGGATCAGGCCGGGCGCGACCGTCGTCATGATGAGTTCCATCGACCCGCCTTCGGCCCGCCGGCAGGCCGACCGCCTGTCCGCCCTGGGGATCGATTACATGGATGCCCCGGTGTCGGGCGGCGAGCGCGGGGCGATCGATGCCAGGCTGACCATCTTCGCCGGGGGCGTTCCGGCGACGGTCGAGAAGATGAGGCCCCTGCTGGAAACGCTGGGCCGGGTGAACCCGGTGGGCGGCGTCGGGAGCGGGCAGTTGGTCAAGCTAGCCAACCAGATGATCGTCGGGATCACCATAGAGGCCGTCGCGGAGGCCCTGCTGATCATCGAGCGCGGCGGAGGCAGGCCGGCCGAGGCGTTCGCCGCGCTGGAGGGCGGATTTGCCGACTCCACGGTCCTTCGCCAGCATGGCGCGCGCATGCTGAACGGAAACCATGTGCCGGGCGGCACCGTCGCCACGCAGCTCAAGGACTTGCGCATGGCGACCGCGATGGCCGCCGATCTGGGCCTGTCGCTGCCCTTGCTCGCCGGGGCGGAGGACATGTTCGCGCGTGCCGCCGACGGGCCGGACCGCTCGCTGGACCATAGCGCCGTCCACCGCGCGCTGCGGGCCATGCAATCAATCGGCGATGCGATCTGA